The window GGGTATCTGCGGCCTTGAGACCCTCCAGAGAGAATCCAGGGAGCAAATCGGCCGGGGTCGCGGGTTCCGGGCGCTCGATGAGTCCGGCCGAGTGGGCGAGAAAGCCCACGATCTCGGTGGCGCTGCACCCCGCCTGCTGGAGGCTCCCCACGCACACATCGCGCTCGCGCTTGGAAAATTTCTCCCCCGAAGTC of the Chrysiogenia bacterium genome contains:
- a CDS encoding tRNA glutamyl-Q(34) synthetase GluQRS encodes the protein TSGEKFSKRERDVCVGSLQQAGCSATEIVGFLAHSAGLIERPEPATPADLLPGFSLEGLKAADTRVDPLSLLR